A genomic stretch from Mauremys mutica isolate MM-2020 ecotype Southern chromosome 18, ASM2049712v1, whole genome shotgun sequence includes:
- the LOC123352274 gene encoding protein NYNRIN-like has protein sequence MRVGNSEIDFLVDSGAARTAVNQPLQLPVADSLTVIGATGKGTRCPVYAPAECALGNTTVSHKLVYLPDCPTPLLGRDLLCRLGATLHFTQDDITLTLPPENAWIMALAVEPSAMQAPEWSQWEDQVYPLAWASGVPGKATHHTPVKVQLLPGKSPVRIKQYPIKREAREGLQKTIARFLEHGVLRECQSAWNTPILPVQKPDGTYRLVQDLRAVNERVKTLHPLVPNPYTLLASIGGQYTHFSVLDLKDAFFTIPVDTQSQEIFSFEWEGIKRVKRQLCWTVLAQGFKNSPTLFGQALAKDLEEWNTPDGILLLQYVDDLLIAAVGLTPCLQATVSLLNFVGLRGYRVARNKAQIALSEVQYLGFHIRQGERQLSNERKEAICQIPIPSNRKRLRAFLGMAGFCRMWIPEFGLWAKPLYECVKGADHDPFHWSPEADRAFKILKRKLMEAPALGLPDLSKPFQLYVHERKGVALGMLTQLLGAWKRPVAYFSKQLDQVAKGWPACLWAVAATALVLGEAEKLTLGGAVHVYTPHMVQALLDTKGGLWLTQARVARYQAKLLENSEVTLQTCPTLNPATLLPETEKQEHDCLDVIDAQYSSRPDLKDQPLSNADCEWYTDGSSAVIDGQRRAGYAVVTLYDTVEAESLPAGTSAQLAELVALTRALELAKDKRVNIFTDSKYAFGVLHADAGLWKQRGMLTAQGSPVKHGSQILRLLEAVQLPSAVAVIHCRAHQKEDQDVTKGNARADREAKRAATLKSPTEENAQMHALIPSVGELAAPKYSSEDRYLADRFGLQEKEGWFYSTEGKVLLPKGLIRPVLQKLHQTTHAGREALTQLMSKYFLTSGLRPLASQVQAECILCQKNNPRPGVPVLPATLEPTPGPGLVWQIDFTEFPRTQGYRYLLVMVDRFSGWPEAFPCRNNTAKTVALKFVKEIIPRFGLPQWMESDNGTHFTSQIVQRISDVLQISWKLHTPWRPQASGVVERTNQTLKRHLSKICQEASLKWPDALPLVLLRIRALPKGRLGLSPFEIMFGRAWPLDGTPVLLGEWEVGCGFLSQYMCSLSAVLSSLHRYTKDSQPPLLDTPVHSLQPGDSVLVRTWKDEPLQEKWKGPHTVLLVSHTAAKVEGHKNWIHHSRLKAVPAPEQWTVQPAKEAASSDDLGLKLLFKRQ, from the coding sequence atgagggtgggaaattcagaaatagactttttagtagactctggagcagcacgaaCTGCAGTAAATCAACCCCTACAGCTGCCAGTAGCAGACTCCCTTACAGTGATTGGTGCCACGGGGAAGGGAACCAGGTGCCCAGTATATGCCCCAGCGGAATGTGCCTTGGGAAACACAACTGTAtctcacaagctggtttacctccctgaCTGTCCAACACCCCTTTTAGGACGGGACCTGCTTTGTCGTTTGGGTGCcactctgcatttcactcaagaTGATATAACTCTTACCTTACCCCctgagaatgcctggataatggcCCTTGCAGTTgaaccctcagccatgcaagccccagagtggagccagtgggaggaccaggtgtATCCCCTTGCTTGGGCATCAGGGGTCCCTGGAAAGGCAACCCATCACACCCCTGTTAAGGTTCAACTCCTCCCAGGAAAAAGCCCAGTGCGGATCAAACAGTATCCAATTAAAAGGGAGGCCAGAGAGGGACTGCAAAAGACTATAGCTCGATTCCTAGAGCATGGGGTACTACGAGAATGCCAATCAGcttggaacacccccatcctgcccgtGCAAAAGCCTGATGGGACGTATCGGCTGGTACAGGACTTGAGGGCAGTCAATgagcgggttaagactctgcacccccttgttccaaatccGTATACGCTGTTAGCTTCTATAGGGGGGCAGTATACCCATTTTTCAGTCCTAGATTTGAAGGATGCTTTCTTTACAATTCCAGTTGATAcccaatctcaggagattttctccttcgagtgggaaggCATAAAAAGGGTTAAGAGGCAACTGTGCTGGACTGTGTTAGCACAGGGATTTAAGAACTCCCCTACGCTTTTCGGCCAGGcgctggccaaagacctggaggagtggaatactccggacgggattctcctcctgcagtatgttgaTGACCTGTTAATAGCCgcggtgggattaaccccttgcctccaggccactgtgagcctcctgaattTTGTTGGGCTCAGAGGATACCGGGTGGCTCGGAACAAGGCTCAAATTGctctctcagaagtacagtattTAGGGTTTCACATAAGGCAAGGAGAACGGCAGCTCTCTAACGAAAGGAAGGAGGCTATTTGCCAGATTCCTATCCCAAGCAACCGGAAAAGGCTTAGAgcatttctgggcatggcaggcttttgcagaatgtGGATCCCAGAGTTTGGACTGTGGGCAAAACctctgtatgaatgtgttaagggagcgGATCatgacccctttcactggtccccAGAAGCGGACAGGGCATTTAAAATCTTAAAGAGGAAGTTAatggaggctccagccctgggtttaCCGGATCTATCTAAGCCGTTCCAACTGTATGTACATGAGAGAAAAGGGGTAGCCCTGGGAATGCTTACTCAGCTGTTAGGTGCTTGGAAACGTCCTGTAGCCTACTTTTccaaacaactggatcaagttgccaagggatGGCCGGCATGCTTGTGGGCGGTCGCAGCCACGGCCCTGGTACTTGGGGAAGCTGAAAAACTGACACTGGGAGGAGCTGTGCACGTGTACACTCCCCACATggtccaagccctgctggacactaagggtggtctctggctcacccAGGCTCGGGTGGCTCGGTACCAGGCAAAATTGTTAGAGAACTCTGAAGTTACCTTGCAAACCTGTCCCACTCTTAATCCAGCTACCCTGCTACCAGAAACAGAGAAGCAGGAACATGACTGCCTGGATGTCATAGATGCCCAATACTCCAGCCGcccagatttaaaagatcaaccgctctcaaatgcagactgtgagtggtatactgatgggagcagtgctgtcatagatgggcaaaggagggcgggctatgctgttgtgaccctctacgatacagtggaagcagagagtttacctgctggaacctctgcccagcttgctgaactCGTGGCCttaacccgtgcacttgaactggcaaaagacaaacgggttaatatttttactgactcaaaatatgcttttggggtattgcatgctgacgctggtctgtggaaacaaaggggaatgttAACTGCTCAGGGTTCTCCGGTCAAGCATGGGTCTCAAATTCTCCGGCTTTTAGAAGCAGTACAGCTCCCCTCAGCAGTAGCAGTGATACATTGCAGAGCTCACCAGAAGGAGGATCAGGATGTAACCAAGGGCAACGCTAGAgcagacagggaagccaagcgtgCTGCTACCCTGAAATCACCAACAGAGGAGAATGCCCAAATGCATGCCCTCATTCCATCAGTAGGTGAGCTTGCAGCCCCTAAGTACTCCTCTGAGGACAGATACCTGGCTGACAGGTTTggtctccaggaaaaggagggatggtttTACTCCACAGAGGGAAAAGTACTCTTGCCCAAGGGCTTAATCCGACCAGTGCTGCAAAAACTGCATCAAACTACCCACGCAGGCAGAGAGGCTCTTACTCAGCTTATGAGCaaatattttctaacctctggacttAGACCCCTAgcatcccaggtacaggctgaatgCATACTCTgccaaaagaacaaccctcgaccaggagtgccAGTGCTGCCAGCTAccttggaacctaccccaggcccaggattggtgtggcaaatagACTTTACTGAGTTTCCTAGAACCCAAGGGTACAGGTATCTCCTCGTCATGGTGGACCGATTCAGTGGATGGCCCGAAGCCTTCCCATGTCGTAACAACACTGCCAAAACAGTGGCTCttaagtttgtcaaggagatcattccccGATTTGggctcccccagtggatggaatctgacaatggaacacacttcacatctcAAATTGTTCAAAGGATTTCAGATGTCTTGCAAATCTCCTGGAAGCTACACACACcgtggcgaccacaggccagtggtgtagtggaacgtactaatcagacactcaagcgacATCTCTCTAAGATTTGTCAGGAAGCCTCTCTTAAGTGGCCAGATGCTTTGCCCCTTGTGTTACTCCGCATTCGTGCTCTCCccaagggcaggttagggcttagtcccttcgagattatgtttggaaGGGCATGGCCTCTggatggtacaccggttctgttaggggagtgggaggtaggctgcgggtTTTtgtctcagtacatgtgctctctgtctgctgttctttcttctcttcacaggtataccaaagattcaCAGCCTCCTCTACTGGATACCCCGGTCCACTCCTTGCAGCCAGGCGATTCTGTACTCGTTCggacctggaaggacgagcctctccaagagaagtggaagggaccccatactgtcctgcttgtttcccacacGGCGGCGAAGGTCGAgggacacaagaactggattcaTCACTCTCGACTGAAAGCAGTGCCTGCTCCTGAACAGTGGACTGTGCAGCCTGCTAAAGAAGCAGCTTCTAGCGACGACTTGGGACTTAAGCTGCTATTCAAAAGACAATAA